The following coding sequences are from one uncultured Desulfobacter sp. window:
- a CDS encoding ATP-binding protein has translation MSNPTSRKSGKPISFKFSDLHIRTKLQVVIALIITVFLMIVLTVVVSFHRIENVLGGVINNDMNNVMTNALTEREISSITADLNLLLVTFLSDRNHLHNESKRLINVTRGVADRVQGSDLETPLLLFDRRIQFLLEQCRAVSDGVGNVSHAEGHMEDMFDRLDEIIADKLINAALNGDDTSILQQLSVLIIGYRQSLLEIGKSHAERWPESYYTFFDLENDPLIVAIDELNFRMRPLLAADPQIAEFGRDAIDDLQTYKSEILTLNVLMVELKTRMLNVEKARHQATEILKKFDRNVVNAISTANTKVIGTLRVTEATMVAISLALIATLIVLTLLFFKNIIKKPMDNICEGIKAFRQSNLDARINLNRRDEWHLIEDALNAMAADLSNSYADLKTAQGLVSNIIDSMPSVLVGVDSRGNVTQWNLKAEQVTGISPEKARFRALGNVFPNLAHDMDRIRASIRDRRVLRNSKVRREYINETRYEDVTIYPLVANGVEGAVIRVDDVTDQVLMEEMVIQSEKMLSVGGLAAGMAHEINNPLAGMMQTAQVMGRRLTARLDIRANREAAQAVGTSIEAIEQFMAARGIHRMLKAITESGVRVSKIVNNMLSFARKDGTRISSHDLTEIIDKTIELAATDYDLKKTYDFKRIKIIKTYGDDLSAIPCQANQIQQVVLNILTNGAQAMQGVRTPDPQFTIRTYVDTARDMACIEIEDNGPGMDERTRKHIFDPFFTTKPVGVGTGLGLSVSYFIITENHNGEMAVESSLGTGAKFVIRIPLTGP, from the coding sequence ATGAGCAATCCAACATCCAGGAAATCGGGTAAACCAATATCATTCAAATTTTCGGATCTGCACATTCGTACCAAACTACAGGTGGTGATTGCCCTGATTATTACCGTTTTTTTAATGATCGTCTTGACGGTGGTGGTCTCTTTCCATCGCATTGAAAATGTGCTTGGCGGTGTAATCAACAACGATATGAACAATGTCATGACAAACGCATTGACCGAACGGGAGATCTCCTCCATCACAGCGGACCTCAATCTTTTGCTGGTCACTTTTTTGTCAGACCGGAACCATCTGCACAACGAAAGCAAGCGGTTAATAAACGTCACCCGGGGGGTGGCTGACCGCGTCCAGGGCAGTGACCTGGAAACCCCTCTTTTGCTGTTTGACCGACGCATACAATTTTTGCTAGAGCAATGCCGGGCCGTCAGCGACGGGGTCGGAAATGTAAGTCATGCCGAGGGACATATGGAGGACATGTTCGACCGCCTGGATGAGATCATTGCCGACAAGCTCATCAACGCCGCCCTTAACGGCGATGACACCAGCATCCTTCAGCAGCTTTCGGTGCTGATTATCGGGTACCGGCAAAGTCTATTGGAAATAGGAAAGAGCCATGCAGAACGGTGGCCGGAAAGCTATTATACATTCTTTGATCTGGAAAATGACCCGCTGATCGTTGCCATTGACGAACTGAATTTTCGAATGCGCCCCCTGCTGGCCGCAGATCCTCAGATCGCAGAATTCGGCCGGGACGCCATCGACGATCTTCAAACCTATAAAAGTGAAATTTTAACACTCAATGTGTTGATGGTCGAACTGAAAACGCGCATGCTCAATGTTGAGAAGGCCAGGCACCAGGCCACCGAAATACTAAAAAAGTTTGACCGGAATGTGGTCAATGCCATCAGCACCGCCAATACCAAGGTGATCGGCACGCTACGGGTTACCGAAGCGACCATGGTGGCCATCTCTTTGGCGCTGATTGCAACCCTCATTGTACTGACATTGCTCTTTTTTAAAAATATTATCAAAAAACCCATGGACAATATTTGTGAGGGCATCAAGGCCTTTCGGCAGAGCAATCTGGACGCCCGGATCAATCTTAACCGCCGGGACGAGTGGCACCTGATCGAGGATGCGTTGAACGCCATGGCAGCCGATCTTTCCAACTCCTATGCTGACCTTAAAACCGCCCAAGGCCTTGTTTCCAACATCATTGACTCCATGCCCTCGGTCCTGGTGGGTGTGGACAGCCGGGGCAACGTTACCCAATGGAATCTGAAAGCCGAACAGGTAACGGGGATAAGTCCGGAAAAGGCCCGGTTCCGGGCCCTGGGCAACGTGTTTCCCAACCTGGCCCATGACATGGACCGAATCCGGGCATCCATCCGGGACCGTCGGGTGCTCCGGAATTCAAAGGTGCGCCGGGAATACATAAACGAAACCCGCTATGAGGATGTAACCATTTACCCCCTGGTGGCCAACGGGGTGGAGGGTGCCGTAATCCGGGTGGATGACGTCACCGACCAGGTGCTCATGGAGGAGATGGTCATCCAGAGTGAAAAAATGCTATCGGTGGGGGGGCTTGCCGCAGGCATGGCCCATGAAATAAACAACCCCCTGGCCGGTATGATGCAGACCGCCCAGGTCATGGGTCGGCGACTGACGGCACGCCTTGATATCAGGGCTAACCGGGAAGCGGCACAAGCAGTCGGAACGTCCATTGAAGCCATTGAGCAGTTCATGGCGGCAAGGGGCATACACCGCATGCTCAAAGCCATCACAGAATCAGGCGTGCGGGTGTCCAAAATTGTAAACAATATGCTCAGTTTTGCCAGAAAAGACGGTACGAGAATCTCCTCCCACGACCTGACCGAAATTATAGATAAAACCATTGAACTTGCGGCCACGGATTATGATTTGAAAAAAACCTATGATTTTAAACGCATTAAAATCATAAAAACGTATGGTGACGACCTGTCCGCCATCCCCTGCCAGGCAAACCAAATCCAGCAGGTGGTGCTCAATATTCTGACCAACGGAGCCCAGGCCATGCAGGGTGTCAGGACCCCGGATCCCCAATTCACCATACGCACGTATGTGGATACGGCCCGGGATATGGCCTGCATTGAAATCGAAGATAACGGCCCCGGGATGGATGAAAGAACACGCAAACATATTTTTGACCCCTTTTTCACCACAAAACCTGTGGGGGTGGGAACCGGACTTGGCTTAAGTGTTTCCTATTTTATCATCACCGAAAACCATAATGGGGAAATGGCCGTTGAATCCAGCCTGGGCACGGGTGCTAAATTTGTGATCCGGATCCCGTTGACAGGGCCTTAA
- a CDS encoding L-fuculose-phosphate aldolase codes for MDFENEKEAVVRFGLKMVASGLTTGTGGNLSIIDRDSGTVAVSPSGIEYAALSPRDVVLTDMQGNILAGDTKPSSELGFHLSLYHQRKDVRAVVHTHSPYAVTMACLGWEIPAVHYLVGFAGKKVPLAPYATFGTPQLADIVAKHIGDYNALLLANHGLVAVGNSMDTAFAVAEEIEFVARIYYQTKSIGHPVILADEEMETVLEKFKTYGQKKMADG; via the coding sequence ATGGATTTTGAAAATGAAAAAGAGGCTGTTGTGCGCTTTGGCCTTAAAATGGTGGCGTCCGGCCTGACCACAGGTACCGGCGGGAATTTGAGCATAATTGACAGGGATTCAGGAACCGTGGCCGTCAGTCCCAGCGGTATCGAGTACGCGGCATTGAGCCCTCGGGATGTTGTGCTCACGGATATGCAGGGAAATATCCTGGCGGGTGACACCAAGCCGTCAAGCGAGCTTGGATTTCATCTCTCCCTCTATCACCAGCGCAAGGATGTGCGGGCCGTTGTCCACACCCACTCGCCCTATGCGGTGACCATGGCCTGTTTAGGATGGGAAATCCCGGCCGTTCACTATCTTGTGGGCTTTGCAGGCAAAAAAGTGCCCCTGGCGCCCTATGCCACCTTCGGCACACCACAGCTGGCTGACATCGTGGCCAAACATATCGGCGATTATAATGCCTTGCTGCTGGCCAATCACGGCCTTGTAGCCGTGGGCAACAGCATGGACACGGCCTTTGCCGTTGCCGAAGAGATTGAATTTGTGGCCCGGATTTACTATCAGACCAAAAGCATCGGACACCCCGTCATCCTGGCGGATGAAGAGATGGAGACCGTGCTTGAAAAATTCAAGACCTACGGGCAGAAGAAAATGGCTGACGGATAG
- a CDS encoding ATP-binding protein encodes MGSNISLKNYLSRHFAVVAVLPVITIACLTYTFMLPAIKTRTGLQHHAMARSIAGQISAHLSCGKRQISAIAEYLSNRQIRNHMAPVDLLDAHCSAGDFFEALFVIDNTEGLVQTAGLSESLRPKRSDFIGMDFSGRRFIQSLKKDAPPEWSQIFLSTINSRLAVAVTIPLVKGVIIGEMPLDKLSAFISHLPLESELLTFVIDERGIVLADSLGQYWGQILKSDFTDGAESKTNAHAVSKTFELNGRRMLGTMADMDETGWKIVIAQPVSKAFQSLWEILTLIGLGLFLALVLSLCIGWFLAGNFARVVKSYIEGAAYIAGGNYNLDWPATKTKEFSLLGRNLGRMARKINQREEELKISEERTKDILVNIPSVAFQHIADPNADNSRVMKTFAQERGMQIFGLDFDDDNIIENFVACLPENDQPRFVESMEEAVKSLTPWHYEGRFIKPSGAEIWFEGRSIPRKNNNIVSHYGVLTDISRRKKMEEILIQSEKMRSVGGLAAGMAHEINNPLAGMLQTAQVMAQRLSADLDIPASRTAAQKAGTTIESIEQFMKARGIPRMIQTIITSGQRVSDIINNILSFSRKDETTLSHHFLDKILDKTVELAATDYDLKKAYDFKQIKITRSYADDLPALPCQAGNIQQVVLNILTNGAQAMQAARTPEPRFILRTYGDPVRGMICMEIEDNGPGMDEKTRKYIFEPFFTTKPVGVGTGLGLSVSYFIITENHQGEMTVESSPGAGAKFIIRLANK; translated from the coding sequence ATGGGATCAAACATCTCTTTAAAAAACTATTTGTCCCGGCATTTTGCCGTGGTCGCGGTGTTGCCCGTGATCACCATTGCCTGCCTGACCTACACGTTTATGCTGCCGGCCATAAAAACCCGCACAGGTCTCCAGCACCATGCCATGGCCCGTTCCATTGCCGGCCAGATATCCGCCCACCTCTCCTGCGGAAAGCGGCAGATCTCCGCCATCGCCGAGTATCTGAGCAACCGGCAAATTAGAAACCACATGGCACCGGTTGACCTGCTTGATGCCCATTGCAGCGCCGGTGACTTTTTCGAAGCCCTGTTTGTGATTGACAATACAGAGGGGTTGGTTCAAACGGCCGGCCTGAGCGAATCTCTCAGGCCCAAACGGTCCGATTTCATTGGTATGGATTTTTCCGGCCGCAGGTTTATTCAGTCCCTGAAAAAAGATGCACCGCCTGAATGGTCCCAGATTTTTTTGTCCACGATTAACAGCCGGCTGGCAGTGGCAGTGACGATTCCATTGGTCAAGGGTGTTATCATTGGGGAAATGCCCCTGGATAAGTTGTCTGCATTCATAAGCCATCTGCCGCTGGAATCCGAATTACTGACGTTTGTCATTGACGAACGCGGCATTGTCCTGGCAGATTCTTTAGGGCAGTATTGGGGACAAATTCTAAAATCCGATTTTACTGACGGGGCTGAATCAAAGACCAATGCCCATGCTGTTTCAAAAACATTTGAACTCAACGGACGGCGGATGCTGGGCACCATGGCGGATATGGATGAAACCGGTTGGAAAATTGTGATCGCCCAGCCGGTCAGCAAGGCGTTTCAGTCATTGTGGGAAATTTTGACCTTAATTGGTCTAGGCCTTTTTCTTGCCCTGGTTCTCTCCCTGTGCATCGGCTGGTTTCTGGCCGGTAACTTCGCCCGTGTGGTTAAGTCTTATATCGAGGGAGCGGCCTACATTGCCGGCGGAAACTACAATCTTGACTGGCCCGCAACCAAAACAAAAGAGTTCTCGTTGCTGGGCCGTAACCTTGGGCGTATGGCCCGGAAAATCAACCAGCGGGAAGAGGAGCTTAAAATCAGCGAGGAACGGACCAAGGATATTCTGGTCAATATTCCCAGTGTGGCGTTCCAGCACATCGCTGACCCCAATGCGGATAATTCAAGGGTGATGAAGACCTTTGCCCAGGAGCGGGGAATGCAGATCTTCGGCCTTGATTTTGATGATGATAATATTATTGAAAATTTTGTGGCCTGTCTTCCCGAAAATGATCAGCCCCGATTTGTTGAGTCGATGGAAGAGGCGGTTAAATCGCTTACGCCCTGGCACTACGAGGGGCGGTTTATTAAACCATCCGGCGCGGAGATCTGGTTTGAAGGTCGTTCCATCCCCAGAAAAAACAACAATATCGTCTCCCATTACGGTGTGCTGACAGATATCTCCCGGCGCAAAAAAATGGAAGAGATATTGATTCAAAGCGAAAAAATGCGCTCGGTGGGCGGGTTGGCCGCAGGCATGGCCCACGAGATCAACAACCCGTTGGCCGGGATGCTGCAGACCGCCCAGGTCATGGCCCAGCGACTCAGCGCCGACCTCGATATTCCCGCCAGCCGCACAGCAGCCCAAAAGGCCGGTACCACCATTGAATCCATTGAACAATTCATGAAAGCACGGGGCATACCGCGCATGATTCAGACCATTATCACATCCGGGCAGCGGGTGTCCGACATTATCAATAATATCCTGAGTTTTTCCCGGAAAGATGAAACCACTCTGTCCCACCATTTTCTTGACAAAATTCTGGATAAAACCGTTGAACTGGCTGCAACGGATTACGACCTTAAAAAGGCATATGATTTTAAACAAATTAAAATCACCCGGTCGTATGCCGACGACCTGCCGGCCTTACCCTGCCAGGCAGGCAACATTCAGCAGGTGGTGCTCAACATCCTGACCAACGGGGCCCAGGCCATGCAGGCGGCCCGAACCCCGGAGCCCAGGTTTATCCTCAGAACCTATGGTGATCCGGTCCGGGGGATGATCTGCATGGAAATAGAGGACAACGGGCCCGGCATGGACGAAAAGACGCGAAAATATATTTTTGAGCCTTTTTTCACCACCAAGCCGGTGGGCGTGGGCACCGGACTTGGGTTGAGTGTCTCCTATTTTATTATCACTGAAAACCACCAAGGTGAAATGACCGTTGAATCCAGTCCGGGCGCAGGCGCCAAATTCATCATACGCCTAGCCAATAAATGA